The proteins below come from a single Papaver somniferum cultivar HN1 chromosome 11, ASM357369v1, whole genome shotgun sequence genomic window:
- the LOC113325033 gene encoding uncharacterized protein LOC113325033 — translation MSSDENKKWMKCDRKSGEYIQGVRSFIQFAKNNGGGRVLFSCPCRNCMNGKGSVSLSEISLHLLKYGICLTYTTWRYHGESSVEARSRHRDKTTAGMDGNVTVDVDVDGNVTSAMDMDVNVTEKVDVDENVTAGVDVDENVTTNVDVDENVGTKGCCKKKLSAAERARVPLYPSCPKGKSALYVAIMVNNIKTQYAISDNGMTAMLELIKELLPEENTLPSKFPDVKKIIQELGMDYVTYDACVNDCILYWKDKSSLLKCPVCQEPRYVIVFNDERKLTQVAQKTLRHFPIITRLKRFYSIPWIAEAMLWHFRA, via the coding sequence ATGTCATCTGATGAGAACAAGAAATGGATGAAGTGTGACCGTAAGTCTGGTGAATACATACAAGGTGTGAGGTCATTTATACAGTTCGCCAAGAATAATGGTGGTGGGAGGGTTTTATTTTCATGTCCTTGTCGAAATTGTATGAATGGTAAAGGTTCAGTTTCACTTAGTGAGATATCATTGCATTTGCTCAAATATGGTATTTGTTTGACGTATACAACATGGCGTTATCATGGTGAAAGTTCAGTAGAAGCACGGTCAAGACATAGGGATAAGACTACAGCAGGTATGGATGGGAATGTTACAGTAGATGTGGATGTGGATGGGAATGTTACATCTGCTATGGATATGGATGTGAATGTCACAGAAAAAGTTGATGTGGATGAGAATGTTACAGCAGGTGTGGATGTGGATGAGAATGTTACAACAAATGTGGATGTGGATGAGAATGTTGGGACCAAGGGGTGTTGTAAGAAAAAGTTATCAGCGGCCGAGCGAGCAAGAGTACCATTGTATCCTTCGTGTCCTAAAGGAAAGTCGGCGTTGTATGTAGCGATAATGGTGAACAACATAAAGACTCAGTATGCGATTTCAGATAATGGTATGACTGCAATGTTAGAATTGATAAAAGAGTTGCTTCCCGAAGAAAACACCCTGCCAAGTAAGTTTCCAGATGTCAAGAAGATAATTCAAGAGTTGGGGATGGATTATGTAACCTACGATGCTTGCGTGAATGATTGTATACTCTACTGGAAGGATAAGAGTTCACTGCTGAAGTGCCCTGTATGTCAAGAACCGCGGTATGTAATAGTTTTCAATGATGAGAGAAAACTTACTCAAGTTGCGCAGAAGACGTTGAGACACTTTCCAATAATTACAAGGCTGAAAAGATTTTATAGTATACCATGGATAGCAGAGGCGATGCTTTGGCATTTTAGAGCATAG